One stretch of Strix uralensis isolate ZFMK-TIS-50842 chromosome 17, bStrUra1, whole genome shotgun sequence DNA includes these proteins:
- the CABP7 gene encoding calcium-binding protein 7 → MPFHPVTAALMYRGIYTIPNILAEQHPVEIPEDELEEIREAFKVFDRDGNGFISKQELGTAMRSLGYMPNEVELEVIIQRLDMDGDGQVDFEEFVTLLGPKLSTSGIPEKFHGTDFDTVFWKCDMQKLTVDELKRLLYDTFCEHLSMKDIENIIMTEEESHMGTAEECPVDVETCSSQQIRQTCVRKSLICAFAIAFIISVMLIAANQVLRSGMK, encoded by the exons ATGCCTTTCCACCCGGTGACGGCGGCTTTGATGTACCGGGGGATCTACACCATCCCCAACATCCTCGCCGAGCAGCACCCCGTGGAGATCCCCGAGGACGAGCTGGAGG aGATCCGCGAAGCCTTCAAGGTGTTCGACCGGGATGGCAACGGCTTCATCTCCAAGCAGGAGCTGGGCACGGCCATGCGCTCCCTGGGCTACATGCCCAACGAGGTGGAGCTGGAAGTCATCATCCAGCGCCTCGACATGGACG GCGACGGGCAGGTGGACTTCGAGGAGTTTGTGACGTTACTGGGGCCCAAGCTGTCCACCTCGGGCATCCCGGAGAAGTTCCACGGCACAGACTTCGACACTGTCTTCTGGAAG TGCGACATGCAGAAGCTGACGGTGGACGAGCTGAAGCGGCTGCTGTACGACACCTTCTGCGAGCACCTCTCCATGAAGGACATCGAGAACATCATCATGACGGAGGAGGAGAGCCACATGGGCACGGCCGAGGAGTGCCCCGTCGACGTGGAGA cctgctccagccAGCAGATCCGGCAGACCTGTGTGCGGAAGAGCCTCATCTGCGCCTTCGCCATCGCCTTCATCATCAGCGTGATGCTCATCGCCGCCAACCAGGTGCTGCGCAGCGGCATGAAGTAG